Proteins from a single region of Malassezia restricta chromosome IV, complete sequence:
- a CDS encoding Hsp70 nucleotide exchange factor FES1: MSNRTADQLLKWGIEHAPVHEDGTSSVAHVAADVATGRRPDLTDPGLYDAIMGKSEAQMMQEELDVAVNPARTEEDRCIALDNFEMLIEQVDNANNMEPLRMWPAVLALMNPVHTTPPIQVGAAWIVGTAVQNNDKAQAAAFSHGALPCILALLQDLSQEAVCNKAVYALSSMLKHYPAAVHQFTELDGWTVLRSLLGINSLAVRRKVAFLLIQLLHQAKDALDTPVAGPVAPKAPIARVHPPADEAPAMMQHATTYPPVAQLLVDHGIIGALVDSVVPSEDMEVDAPTSLSLCSGTYVRDDDDYLEKVVQALEALVSHEPCPSSLPEERLQQLVQYLVATDGHQPRIAALDVDINALTTYLSR, from the coding sequence ATGTCGAATCGAACGGCCGATCAACTTCTTAAGTGGGGTATTGAGCATGCACCTGTTCATGAAGACGGAACCTCATCTGtggcgcacgtcgccgccgaCGTAGCCACAGGCCGGCGCCCTGACCTGACAGACCCAGGATTGTACGATGCTATCATGGGTAAGAGCGAAGCTCAGATGATGCAAGAAGAGCTGGACGTCGCCGTGAATCCCGCAAGGACTGAAGAAGACCGGTGCATCGCGTTGGATAACTTTGAAATGCTGATTGAGCAAGTTGATAATGCAAATAACATGGAACCTTTACGCATGTGGCCGGCCGTGTTGGCATTAATGAATCCTGTGCATACGACGCCCCCGATCCAGGTAGGAGCTGCGTGGATCGTTGGGACGGCCGTGCAGAACAATGACAAGGCACAAGCTGCAGCATTTTCACACGGTGCCCTGCCATGTATTCTAGCTCTGTTGCAGGATTTGTCGCAAGAGGCCGTGTGCAACAAGGCGGTATACGCGCTTAGTTCCATGCTGAAGCATTATCCGGCAGCTGTACACCAGTTTACTGAGCTTGATGGTTGGACTGTGCTGCGTTCGCTTCTTGGGATCAATAGTTTGGCCGTGCGTCGCAAGGTGGCCTTTCTTCTGATTCAGCTACTCCACCAGGCGAAGGATGCTCTCGACACGCCGGTTGCCGGGCCTGTGGCTCCAAAGGCACCCATCGCACGTGTGCATCCCCCTGCAGACGAGGCACCAGCGATGATGCAGCACGCAACGACGTATCCACCCGTGGCCCAGCTTCTTGTGGATCACGGCATCATTGGGGCGCTTGTCGACTCCGTTGTGCCGAGCGAGGACATGGAAGTCGATGCGCCCAcctccttgagcttgtgctCTGGTACATATGTGcgtgatgatgatgactATCTCGAAAAGGTTGTGCAGGCGCTAGAGGCACTCGTATCGCACGAGCCCTGTCCATCGTCATTGCCAGAGGAGCGattgcagcagcttgtACAGTACCTTGTGGCCACAGATGGGCATCAGCCTCGTATCGCTGCGCTTGACGTCGACATAAACGCTCTCACGACATACCTAAGCCGCTGA
- a CDS encoding anaphase-promoting complex subunit 6 translates to MPPRRSSARRNAPDARRPIKLPTLVNADGSINVARMEDDEASNSGLLDLVPSLPSTRIPSTQSVHTPVLDDDAVRMPPPLLGKERARKVSRSDAPRTAFSTHAPLHDERSVSSDESNVSVVVHDQDPPKAPVSDPTPNLPMRLRRWMHDAMKQHMYGTAIFWGQQVVALETSEAAYNDAYWLAQAYFLTHQYERAEQLLTTPLRCGAVPLPSDSHGETPVGTRGDALHAALTATRASSVLPPQLQERRGHADTYASVAPRQDAPKSAARTRVTSARRRKRSPSPSDPFQVSQEAPIPMDDEFSRLVVRADASERPGPCLVNWSAPCRYLAAQCQVRMGQFHEALALTGEDHTRWTGHAMSAKTPALDGGLKLGSSVCHLRGQIYLRLDEPAKAKEAFMLALALDVKNYDSFVALVHGSLLGEEEQWSFVQTLEYAAQAGAEDHAQADMEWVRLMYTTQLSQRMVQHALHAAHARQSIVNAHEGMRSHPPVLYSFAEQLWQAMRLEDAFTVTQHILSLDAGFFLALPIHLGCMYYLPRLRPSLFLLAHKLTEAHPDSCEAWYAVGIWYAAAHRWSDARRYFSKASLLDPRFVPSWIAFGHSFALEGESDQAITAYSTAARKFPQAGLPRLFIGMEQLVQGNRSLALLFLESAAEELESDPLCANERGVALFLSGQVTEAMHLFLQAIQTASETQHPASAWSAVHLNLGMAYRRLHRDDDARECFLRVIELDAACAPAYIALGMCAHRQGDLAGAVGWYHEGLGIDPRDPVGTELLAIALDARAAQGLPEALALSVDETSVSMEESSAA, encoded by the coding sequence ATGCCGCCACGTCGATCGTCAGCGCGACGGAACGCGCCTGACGCAAGGCGGCCGATCAAGCTGCCTACGCTGGTCAACGCTGACGGCAGCATCAATGTCGCTCGAATGGAAGACGATGAGGCGAGCAACAGTGGTCTTTTGGACCTTGTGCCGTCGCTTCCCAGCACGCGTATACCATCGACGCAAAGCGTACACACACCCGTCcttgacgacgacgcggtgcgcatgccgccgcctttGCTTGGAAAAGAGCGCGCACGGAAAGTGTCGCGCAGTGACGCGCCAAGGACGGCCTTTTCTACGCATGCGCCCTTACATGATGAGCGCTCCGTCTCATCAGACGAGTCGAATGTCAGCGTCGTGGTACACGACCAAGATCCACCGAAGGCACCCGTATCTGATCCAACACCGAACCTCCCAATGCGCCTGCGACGGTGGATGCACGATGCCATGAAGCAGCACATGTATGGGACAGCCATCTTCTGGGGCCAGCAAGTAGTGGCGTTGGAAACGAGTGAAGCCGCCTACAACGATGCCTACTGGCTAGCGCAGGCTTACTTTCTTACGCACCAATATGAACGCGCCGAACAGCTTCTCACGACGCCGCTCCGATGCGGTGCTGTACCCCTTCCGTCCGATTCCCATGGCGAGACACCTGTAGGTACGCGAGgtgatgcgctgcacgcaGCGTTGACCGCTACGCGTGCCTCAAGTGTACTGCCTCCACAGCTACAGGAGCGTCGGGGCCATGCTGACACATATGCTAGTGTTGCACCCAGACAAGATGCACCGAAAAGCGCCGCTcgcacgcgcgtcacgtCGGCTCGCCGCCGAAAACGATCGCCGTCTCCCAGTGACCCATTTCAAGTGTCGCAAGAGGCGCCTATACCGATGGACGACGAATTTTCGCGTCTCGTGGTGCGTGCCGACGCATCTGAGCGACCAGGACCGTGTCTCGTGAACTGGAGCGCACCCTGTCGTTACCTGGCGGCACAGTGCCAGGTGCGTATGGGGCAGTTTcatgaggcgctcgcgctgaCGGGGGAAGATCATACGCGATGGACGGGTCACGCCATGTCAGCCAAGACGCCCGCGCTCGACGGTGGACTCAAGCTGGGCTCGAGTGTATGCCATTTGCGCGGTCAGATCTACTTGCGGCTTGATGAGCCAGCCAAGGCCAAAGAGGCATTTATGTTAGCGCTAGCGCTGGACGTGAAGAACTATGACAGTttcgtggcgctggtgcACGGGAGTTTGCTGGGCGAAGAGGAGCAATGGTCGTTtgtgcagacgctcgagtACGCTGCTCAGGCTGGCGCGGAAGACCATGCACAGGCAGATATGGAGTGGGTTCGGCTCATGTACACGACGCAGTTGTCGCAGCGCATGGTACAGCACGCACTGCATGCTGCACACGCGCGGCAAAGCATCGTGAATGCGCACGAGGGCATGCGCTCACACCCGCCGGTGCTGTACAGctttgccgagcagctgtgGCAGGCGATGCGGCTTGAAGACGCGTTTACAGTGACGCAGCATATTCtgtcgctcgacgcggGTTTTTTCCTCGCATTGCCGATCCATCTGGGTTGCATGTACTATCTGCCACGACTCCGTCCGTCGTTGTTCCTTCTGGCTCACAAGCTGACCGAGGCACACCCTGATAGCTGCGAGGCATGGTACGCTGTCGGTATATGGTACGCCGCTGCACATCGCtggagcgacgcgcgccgctaCTTCAGCAAGGCGTCCTTGCTAGACCCTCGATTCGTTCCATCATGGATCGCCTTTGGGCACAGTTTCGCCCTCGAAGGCGAGTCAGACCAGGCCATCACAGCATACTCCACGGCCGCGCGCAAGTTTCCGCAGGCAGGCCTCCCGCGCCTGTTTATTGGCATGGAACAGCTGGTGCAGGGCAATCGCAGCCTTGCACTGCTCTTTTTAGAAAGCGCTGCCGAGGAACTTGAGAGCGACCCACTATGCGCCAACGAGCGTGGCGTCGCGCTGTTCCTCAGCGGACAGGTCACGGAGGCCATGCACCTGTTTCTCCAGGCTATCCAGACGGCGTCCGAGACACAGCACCCCGCCTCAGCATGGTCAGCTGTGCACCTGAACCTCGGTATGGCGTATCGTCGCCTGCATCgtgacgacgatgcacgcgaATGTTTCCTGCGCGTCATtgagctcgatgccgcTTGTGCACCTGCCTATatcgcgctcggcatgtGTGCACACCGCCAAGGCGACCTAGCTGGCGCCGTCGGATGGTACCACGAAGGCCTGGGAATTGATCCGCGTGATCCTGTTGGCACGGAACTGCTGGCCATAGCTCTGgatgcacgcgcagcgcaaggCCTGCCCGAGGCACTGGCCCTCTCGGTGGACGAAACGAGTGTGTCGATGGAGGAGTCATCAGCGGCTTAG
- a CDS encoding A/G-specific adenine glycosylase yields MHFFALSLMAPTRATTRAKTPAWACLSEPRTHGSKVHAARPLGRPHAPTYHRPYLLDQPDTAQHLLAWFDHKQHDRDMPWRQAWIEPDVPHSSKRPRLDAEAPLTREERIQRRAYEVWISEIMLQQTRVETVREYWKAWMEKWPTLEALANASVDDVLAVWRGLGYYGRARRIHEAAQKVMTDPHLRGQLPANAQELMEHIPGVGPYTAGAISSIVFGHAVPILDGNVARVLCRQTGLYSDPRAKSTNDLLWHMARMLVESVAPHERSDVPGRWNQGLMELGSTLCTPTRPGCDTCPIKPTCLTYAEGRMYEGDLAQSEEKDMEDLCTWCAPIPDPADDPTDVETTSPKKKKSLQQMTLTGKKAAPPKKSQGLDLCTKYTQLFPMRIAKQPPRNETRLVCIIRATSFDGVDLAEPLYMISQRPDQGLLAKLWEFPTDILPIPHDEELDDSTCMDRTHDFVASLRPPPPMRTSADQGPAAGNAPVILRPTNVRRLGRVRHEFSHLHWHMHVVLAEVDALSPRESNRRDKTLAASASPSSYVQPIEWALADGVEAASMGTGLQRCWSLLTRSV; encoded by the coding sequence ATGCACTTTTTCGCACTTTCCCTCATGGCACCAAcgcgtgcgacgacgcgtgccaAAACACCAGCGTGGGCATGCTTGAGTGAGCCGAGAACACATGGGAGCAAAGtgcatgcagcgcgtccACTTGGGCGCCCACATGCACCAACATATCATCGGCCCTACCTTCTCGACCAACCCGACACGGCACAGCATTTATTGGCCTGGTTTGATCACAAACAGCACGATCGAGACATGCCGTGGCGTCAGGCATGGATCGAACCAGATGTGCCACATAGCTCTAAGCGACCACGCTTAGATGCAGAGGCCCCTCTCACACGGGAAGAGCGCATTCAGCGAAGGGCGTATGAAGTATGGATCTCGGAAATTATGCTGCAGCAAACGCGCGTCGAAACTGTGCGCGAGTATTGGAAGGCATGGATGGAAAAATGGCCGACGCTTGAGGCCTTAGCGAATGCGTCTGTTGACGACGTTCTTGCTGTCTGGCGAGGTCTAGGATACTAtggccgcgcgcgtcgtaTCCACGAGGCTGCTCAAAAAGTCATGACTGATCCACACTTGCGTGGCCAATTGCCTGCCAACGCACAAGAGCTGATGGAGCACATACCAGGCGTAGGACCGTACACAGCTGGCGCCATTTCATCCATCGTATTTGGCCACGCTGTGCCCATTCTCGACGGAAACGTCGCACGCGTCCTATGTCGTCAGACGGGCCTGTACAGCGATCCACGCGCCAAAAGTACCAATGACCTGCtctggcacatggcgcgcatgctGGTTGAGAGCGTGGCGCCAcacgagcgcagcgacgtgccAGGGCGCTGGAATCAGGGACTCATGGAGCTGGGAAGCACACTTTGCACGCCAACACGACCTGGCTGCGACACATGTCCCATCAAGCCAACATGCCTCACGTATGCGGAAGGACGTATGTATGAGGGAGACTTGGCTCAAAGCGAGGAGAAAGACATGGAGGACTTGTGCACTTGGTGCGCTCCCATTCCCGACCCAGCCGATGACCCGACAGACGTTGAGACAACGTCACCTAAGAAAAAGAAATCACTCCAGCAAATGACCCTCACAGGCAAAAAAGCTGCTCCTCCTAAAAAGAGCCAGGGACTCGATCTGTGCACCAAGTATACCCAGCTTTTCcccatgcgcatcgccaaGCAACCGCCGCGCAATGAAACGCGTCTGGTTTGCATTATTCGCGCAACGTCGTTCGACGGTGTGGACTTAGCTGAACCGCTATACATGATCTCACAGCGACCTGACCAGGGCCTGCTCGCCAAATTATGGGAGTTCCCCACAGATATCCTGCCTATACCTCATGATGAGGAGCTCGACGATTCGACATGCATGGATCGCACGCATGACTTCGTGGCGTCACTTCGTCCGCCTCCACCCATGAGAACCTCCGCCGACCAAGGTCCTGCCGCGGGAAACGCGCCCGTCATCCTGCGCCCCACCAACGTTCGTCGATTGGGACGCGTGCGACACGAATTTAGCCATTTACACTGGCATATGCACGTGGTATTGGCTGAAGTGGATGCTCTATCGCCGCGCGAATCGAATCGGCGCGACAAGACGttggcggcgtcggcgtctCCTTCCTCATACGTGCAACCTATTGAATGGGCATTGGCTGACGGTGTCGAGGCTGCATCTATGGGCACGGGTTTACAGCGCTGTTGGTCGTTGCTTACACGCAGTGTGTAA
- a CDS encoding AP-3 complex subunit sigma, translating to MTIRAVLIFNNYGRPRLTKFYSHLPTDRQQTLIQLIFQIVSRRDENAVCNFLDAPELTPFLPPTTGDAWSRLKTTSSLKSDEQEDVSSDFDPWLDYEDDLSTEKLQYHHATHRWRPDDELRVIYRHYATLYFVLVVDQSESELGILDLIQVLVEALDESFENVCELDLIFHFEEVHAIVDQIVQGGLVLETNLGQIVTAVQAVRQAYKAPLSSASSISSLPGSLASSLSSTWSPLSLGHLADRGTDTLDFIQQFGSQYWHAIQSNAARPSGMRSRFS from the coding sequence ATGACTATTCGCGCGGTGCTCATATTCAACAACTATGGCCGACCAAGGTTGACAAAGTTTTATTCGCATCTACCAACAGACCGACAACAAAcgctcatccagctcatTTTCCAAATTGTGAGTCGTCGTGACGAGAATGCCGTATGCAATTTTCTGGATGCACCTGAACTCACGCCATTCCTGCCTCCCACCACCGGGGATGCATGGTCTAGGCTCAAGACAACGTCTTCTCTGAAATCTGATGAACAGGAGGATGTTAGCAGTGACTTTGATCCTTGGTTAGATTACGAAGATGATCTATCGACCGAGAAGCTTCAATATCATCATGCAACACATCGATGGCGACCCGATGACGAGCTTCGCGTGATATACCGCCATTATGCCACATTATACTTTGTGCTTGTCGTCGACCAGAGCGAGAGTGAGCTGGGTATTTTAGATTTGATTCAGGTTCTAGTCGAGGCGTTGGACGAATCCTTTGAAAATGTGTGCGAACTCGATTTGATCTTCCATTTTGAAGAAGTGCATGCTATCGTTGATCAGATTGTGCAAGGAGGGCTCGTCCTTGAAACGAATCTTGGACAGATTGTGACTGCCGTGCAAGCTGTACGTCAAGCTTATAAGGCCCCATTGTCATCCGCTTCATCCATCAGCAGCTTGCCGGGCTCTCTTGCTTCTAGCCTGAGTTCTACGTGGTCACCTTTATCTCTCGGCCACCTTGCTGACCGCGGGACTGATACCCTGGACTTTATTCAACAGTTTGGATCGCAGTATTGGCATGCCATTCAATCCAATGCTGCGCGACCCTCCGGGATGCGCTCACGCTTTTCGTGA
- a CDS encoding ADP-ribosylation factor-like protein 2, producing MGLLSILQKNKYKDRELRILFLGLDNAGKTTTLKQLLGEPLDTISPTFGFSIRTLVRHSFTLNIWDVGGQRTLRPYWRNYFEKTDGVVWVVDSGDVTRMHDCRMELWNLLGEERLASASILILANKQDVPGALASDDIRKLLKLDDIQTHAWRIQPTSAYTGENVNGALDWLLEDIRERLYYY from the exons ATGGGGCTGCTGAGCATTTTGCAGAAGAACAAGT ACAAGGATCGAGAATTGCGCATCCTGTTTTTAGGACTGGATAATGCGGGGAAAACGACCACGCTAAAACAACTGCTGGGAGAACCATTGGATACCATCAGTCCAACCTTCGGGTTTTCCATACGCACATTAGTGCGACATTC ATTCACATTAAATATAT GGGATGTAGGTGGGCAGCGAACGCTTAGGCCTTATTGGCGAAACTATTTTGAAAAGACAGATGGCGTTGTTTGGGTTGTGGACAGCGGAGACGTCACTCGTATGCATGATTGCCGAATGGAATTATGGAATTTGCTTGGCGAAGAG CGCCTAGCTAGTGCAAGTATATTGATCCTTGCCAATAAGCAAGACGTACCAGGAGCACTTGCATCAGATGACATCCGCAAG CTATTGAAACTAGATGATATTCAGACACATGCTTGGAGAATACAGCCTACCAGTGCCTACACTGGAGAAAATGTCAATGGAGCTCTCGATTGGCTCTTGGAAGATATACGCGAACGATTGTACTACTACTAA
- a CDS encoding acyl-CoA dehydrogenase, with product MTQELKRFSREEIAKHNKPDDLWIIVDSYVYDLSGFIDAHPGGQAVLLMDDVAGKDATETFFGLHSIEVLMRRGVKNLIIGKVEGEEPKVHYPQPGDISKVPYAEPAWLVENFHSPYYSDSHRRLQREMRVFTEKYVLPVAEKCEVSGERPDVELVKLMGANGLNAMRLGPGKHLAGRKLFADIKPEEFDYFHELIITQELSRCGTRGFMDALQGGMVIGLPPVINFGSDEMKREIVEPVFRGEKFISLAITEAFAGSDVMGLRTYAKKTEDGQHYIVNGTKKWITNGNFADYFTTACRTDEGFAVILIPRALGVETRIIHTSYSPSAGTAFVMFNNIKVPAKNVIGQDGMGIPIVLSNFNHERWVMCCGTIRGARGICEILMKWIHQRKVFGRPLTSQAVVRQKLAFLITQVEAGQAFLEHITLQMNKMSYKQQSKFLAGPIALLKAWSTRISHEVADNAVQIMGGRGLTRSGMGRKIENYNRNYKYDAVLGGTEEVLADLGIRQSFRFFPHDHKL from the exons ATGACGCAAGAACTGAAGCGTTTTTCGCGCGAAGAAATCGCCAAG CACAACAAGCCCGACGATCTCTGGATCATTGTTGACTCATACGTGTATGATTTGAGTGGATTTATTGATGCGCACCCTGGTGGCCAGGCAGTGCTTTTGATGGATGACGTGGCTGGAAAGGATGCCACAGAGACTTTCTTTGGTCTTCACTCAATTGAAGTGCTGATGCGTCGAGGTGTCAAGAACCTCATTATTGGCAAGGTGGAAGGTGAGGAGCCAAAAGTGCAT TATCCACAGCCTGGTGACATCTCCAAGGTACCATATGCGGAGCCTGCTTGGCTCGTAGAAAACTTCCACTCGCCTTATTATTCCGACTCGCACCGCCGCCTTCAGCGTGAGATGCGTGTGTTCACAGAAAAATACGTACTGCCTGTGGCCGAAAAGTGTGAGGTCAGCGGTGAACGCCCTGATGTTGAGCTCGTTAAACTTATGGGTGCTAACGGTCTGAATGCTATGCGCTTGGGTCCAGGAAAGCATCTCGCTGGCCGCAAGCTGTTTGCTGACATCAAGCCTGAGGAATTTGACTACTTCCACGAACTGATTATCACGCAAGAACTTTCCCGCTGCGGTACGCGTGGCTTTATGGATGCTCTTCAGGGCGGCATGGTCATTGGTCTTCCTCCTGTGATCAACTTTGGCTCTGATGAAATGAAGAGGGAGATTGTCGAGCCCGTGTTTAGGGGTGAAAAATTCATCTCTCTAGCCATTACCGAGGCGTTTGCCGGTAGTGACGTCATGGGCCTGCGCACGTATGCCAAGAAGACCGAGGATGGTCAGCATTACATCGTGAATGGCACGAAGAAGTGGATTACCAATGGTAACTTCGCCGACTATTTCACGACTGCCTGTCGTACAGACGAGGGCTTTGCTGTCATTCTGATTCCCCGCGCTCTGGGCGTAGAAACTCGTATCATCCACACATCGTACTCGCCTTCAGCAGGCACGGCCTTTGTCATGTTCAATAATATCAAGGTGCCAGCCAAGAACGTAATTGGTCAGGATGGCATGGGTATTCCGATTGTTCTGTCCAACTTCAACCACGAGCGTTGGGTTATGTGCTGTGGTACGATCCGTGGTGCTCGTGGTATTTGCGAGATTCTTATGAAATGGATCCATCAGCGTAAAGTGTTTGGCCGCCCTCTCACATCACAGGCCGTGGTGCGCCAGAAACTCGCATTCCTCATCACCCAAGTCGAGGCTGGCCAAGCCTTCCTGGAGCATATTACACTGCAGATGAACAAGATGTCGTACAAGCAGCAATCCAAGTTCTTGGCTGGTCCTATTGCTCTGCTCAAGGCTTGGTCGACGCGAATCAGCCACGAGGTGGCTGATAATGCAGTCCAGATTATGGGTGGTCGCGGTCTTACGCGCTCGGGCATGGGCCGCAAGATTGAGAATTATAACCGCAATTACAAGTACGATGCCGTACTAGGTGGTACCGAGGAAGTCCTTGCTGATCTTGGTATTCGCCAGTCATTCCGCTTCTTCCCTCATGACCACAAACTATGA
- a CDS encoding exosome complex protein LRP1, producing MSHSSYAHTVSDPTDIVNKLREQIGPVKQNVQTAFGKRMEECLSDLEAKDAAARANDPNVSLQHRLTASKMLVSAAYVYLDMIWMYLKTKGIDPSTHPVHAELERVHAYFDKLKKVGPPDLDKQSNRLRVDADASKRMVHAATKLGKHTRFDEQDSEKQAQEEDSATLTKKSKKRTTGKAKKTN from the coding sequence ATGTCTCATTCGTCATATGCGCATACAGTCAGCGACCCCACCGACATTGTCAATAAACTGCGTGAACAGATAGGTCCCGTGAAGCAGAATGTGCAAACAGCGTTTGGTAAACGCATGGAAGAGTGCCTTTCTGACTTGGAGGCCAAAGATGCAGCAGCCCGAGCAAATGACCCTAATGTATCACTACAACATCGACTAACTGCCTCCAAAATGCTTGTTAGCGCGGCTTATGTATACTTGGATATGATTTGGATGTATCTTAAGACCAAGGGGATTGATCCTAGCACGCATCCCGTGCATGCAGAACTCGAACGCGTGCATGCATACTTTGACAAACTTAAAAAGGTTGGTCCACCGGACCTTGATAAGCAATCCAATCGACTCCGTGTAGATGCAGATGCCTCAAAGCGTATGGTGCATGCTGCTACAAAGCTGGGCAAACACACTAGGTTCGACGAGCAAGACTCGGAAAAACAAGCTCAAGAGGAGGATAGCGCTACATTGACCAAAAAGTCAAAGAAACGCACCACTGGAAAAGCCAAGAAGACAAACTAA
- a CDS encoding homeobox domain protein: MLTQEQIRQKLLEFECTLLNALAGDVDESYYAQLRQLTETVRREFSMQQEHGTLTNATLQLGARVSDRLQQLAHLLHEERMQMQCIHSAANMELATILRSTAKQPSVRGASCSDRRDPALNAKNMRNWFLRNLGHPFPSREEKEMILAETNAFIRDHSMRLKYSQIVLWFINTRRRSGWTSFLRCYARGDKTKLLELAWAIQNEEGGTHETRHWSAGNLRDLPAGSRRSIQCDTSSAQRHIRTLLPNLNDDAICTMRREWSRIADRVRIGAKERVGEWVEEVIRTPSVPSASASHRRALRRVMP; this comes from the coding sequence ATGTTAACGCAGGAGCAAATTCGACAGAAACTTTTGGAGTTTGAATGCACACTTTTGAACGCATTGGCTGGTGATGTGGATGAGTCGTATTATGCACAGCTAAGGCAGTTGACGGAAACAGTGCGACGCGAGTTTTCAATGCAGCAAGAACATGGTACACTAACTAATGCCACACTTCAGTTGGGTGCACGAGTGAGCGATCGATTACAACAGCTGGCTCATCTTTTGCATGAAGAACGCATGCAAATGCAGTGCATTCATTCGGCTGCCAATATGGAGCTTGCTACGATCCTGAGAAGCACCGCAAAGCAACCCAGTGTTCGAggtgcatcgtgctcaGATAGACGCGATCCAGCATTGAATGCAAAGAACATGCGAAATTGGTTTCTCCGTAACTTGGGACATCCCTTCCCGTCACGAGAGGAAAAGGAGATGATTCTAGCCGAGACGAACGCATTTATACGAGATCACAGCATGCGGTTGAAATACAGTCAGATTGTTCTTTGGTTCATTAATACACGCAGACGCTCAGGATGGACTTCGTTTCTTCGATGCTACGCGCGCGGTGATAAGACCAAACTGTTGGAGCTGGCTTGGGCCATCCAGAATGAAGAGGGTGGAACGCATGAGACACGTCATTGGTCCGCTGGAAATTTGCGAGATCTTCCTGCTGGTTCGAGGCGATCTATCCAGTGCGACACTTCGAGTGCACAAAGACACATACGCACGCTGCTACCAAATTTGAACGACGATGCCATTTGCACGATGCGACGTGAATGGTCACGTATTGCTGATCGGGTTCGTATTGGTGCTAAAGAGCGTGTGGGTGAGTGGGTGGAAGAGGTCATTCGTACTCCTAGCGTGCCTTCTGCCTCTGCCTCAcatcgtcgcgcgcttcgACGTGTGATGCCATAG